The genomic interval GAACCACACCCACTGCCATGGCTTCAATAGCAGAAATTCCTTCAATATCTATAGACGATGCATGTACAAAAAGATTGGAATCAGCATAGAATGCAGGCATATCTTCATGCTGCACAAATGAAAAACTATACTGTCCCTCGTCAAGCATTTCACGGGCACACGCATCTAAATCCTTTTCTAAAGGACCTGCTCCTGCAAGACGCAATTCAATCTCATCTTTATGTTTACTCATTGCAACGGCACGAATCAGGGTCTCATGCCCTTTTTCTCGACTAAAACGCCCGGCAGCACAAATAATAAAACGACTCTTGCTCGGCACATATGCTGGCTCGCACTGGCGAGCGCGAAATAAATCATCATCATAGCCGTTAGAAAACACATGGAATATGTTGGTGTAATGACGAGCTTTCAGTATGCGCTTTGTCATATATGTGGGAGTATGAATATGCCGAATTTTCTTATAAAAACGGCGGTGCATCCACCCATATATTGCAGGAACAATACCCGGAATTATTTTAAGAAATGATGCATTAGATACTATATTTTCTGCGAGAACATGGAAACCGGCTGTTACTGGAATTTGATGTGCACGGCAGTATCGTGCAGCAGCCTTACCAAAGGCAAAAGGCAGATAGATATGGACAACATCCACGCCTTCAAAAGCTTTTTCAAAGAGAGCGTCATCTGGCTGAGCAAAAGCGAGCTGATGAGGACGAGCAAATTCAGTAGCCCCCAACACATAACGTTCTTGAGCTTGATAACGTTCATCAGGCGCACCAATTCCCACAAGACGCACGGTATGTCCTTGACGTTCCAATTCTTCAGCGAATTGTACAGCTGAGTTGGAGGTGCCATTGCCCGCTTCGCCTAAAGAATCTACAACGAGGGCAATTCTCAGTTTTCTCATAATCCTAGTTTAGTTGCACCGTGTCATAAAACCGTAAATCATAAAAGCATAAATAGTGGGTCATGCCTTTTACGCTCTAGAACGCGAGAACCAGCGAGCGCGGGAACGTCATAAAGTATCACTAAACAAGCGTATGTCTTAAAGTGCTTGAGCGACAGAGCGTATAGAGAGCGTATAGAGCACATAAAGCATATAGAGCCGTTGCCACGTATATCAACACACGCACACCATACACTAATCCCCACAGCCCCACTGATACCCCCACGCAAACACCCCATAAGTACCGTTCCCATGACACAATAAGAATATGGCTTCTCACAATTCTTTTAACACCTCTGTTAGCTCCTCTTCCTGCTCTGCGGAGTCTACAAATTCCAATGCTCCTCTTGCTTCTCGCCCTCTGGGTGCTCCCTACACTCATAATGTTGACAATAAGACCACTGTTATGCTCCTTGGCTCAGGTGAACTAGGCAAGGAAATTGCTCTCGAAGCTATGCGTTTAGGCGCATACGTTATTGCAGTAGATTCGTATGTGAACGCCCCTGCTCATCATGTAGCGCATGAAGCAATCGTGGCTCATATGAGCGATGAAGCCGAACTTCTGGATCTTATTGAGAATATTCAACCAGATATTATTGTGCCCGAAGTTGAAGCTATTGCCACGAGCGCTTTAACCGCAGCTCGCGCTGAGGGCATTCAGGTGGTACCTAGCGTTGCTATTGCTCAAACCTGCATGAATCGTGAAGCATTGCGTGTGACGGCTGCTGAAAAATGCAAGGTTTCAACTACAGCATACGCTTTTGCTGATTCTCCATCAGAGTTACTTGAGGGTGCACGTAAAGTTGGCTTCCCATGCGTTATTAAACCGATTTTGTCGTCCTCTGGACACGGCCAGTCTGTGGCACGTAGCGAGGACGATATTGCTCATGCATGGCAGTTCGCTCAAGATGACAGACGCACCGCCGGTGATGGCACTGTTTCTCGAGTCATCGTTGAAGCCTTTGTTCCGCTCGCCTATGAGCTTACCATTTTGACTGTTTCTTCCAGCGCTGGCGTAGTTACGTGCGCTCCTATTGGGCACGTACAAAAAGATGGCGATTATCGCGAATCATGGCAACCTGCAGCCGTTCCTGCAGATGTCTTGCAGCGTGGTCAGGATATTGCTTTATCTGTTGTTCAGCAATTGGTGTCTGAGGCTCAGGCTGCTGGCGAAAAAGGTTGGGGCGTTTTCGGTGTAGAGCTTTTTGTTCTTGAAGATGGTTCCGTACTCTTTAATGAGGTGTCCCCTCGCCCGCATGATACCGGCATGGTGACTATGATGTCTCAAAACTTGAGTGAGTTTGCTTTGCACGCACGCGCTATTTTAGGTATTCCTGTAACCGAGGATTCTGTATCTCTACGCGATAGCTCAAACTCCACTGCAAGCGCAAGTCGCGCTGTTGTTATTGAAGGCGATGGCGAAGTTATTTTCTCCAATCTTGAGAAAGTTTTGAGTATTCCAGGTACTGATGTGCGACTCTTTGGTAAGCCTGAAGTTCATGGTCACCGCCGCATGGCTGTGCTGTTGGGTCGTGCGGATTCAGTGCAGAAAGCTCGAGAAAAAACTGAAGATATGCTGAAGAATCTCACGTATTGGATTAAATAGAACAAAGAGAACAGCATAGTCCTCATAAATCTGCATTACCTTGAAAACGCCGTTCTTTCCCGTGTTTTTAGCACAGAAAAACGGCGTTTTATGCACTGTTTTTGTAGCAACCACTTGGTACTGTAATATACGTCACAGCGCATCTCTATTGCATTTTGCAGGAAGGCCGTCCATGGAAAAGCGCGAAAAACTCTATGAAGGCAAGGCAAAAAAACTCTACGCTACTGATAATCCTGATATTCTCTGGGTTGAGTATATGAATCAGGCTACAGCTGGCAATGGAGCAAAAAAAGAACAGATTGAGGGTAAGGGGCGCTTAAACAATCGCATTACCTCTGTTATTTTTAACGAATTACAGTATCGTGGCATTGCTAGCCACTTCGTCAAGCAGCTGAGCGACACTGAGCAACTGAACCGTCATTTAACTATGTTCCCGCTCGAAATTATTGCTCGTAACATTGCTGCCGGTTCTTTTGCAAAGCGCTACGGCATTGAAGAAGGAACAGTGCTGAAGCGTCCAGTGGTGGAATTCTGCTTAAAGGATGATGCGCTCTCAGATCCGTTTATTAACTCTGATGACGCAATTGCTTTGGACATTGCTACTGCCGATCAGCTTGATATTATTCGCGCTAAGGCTCGCGAAGTTAATCATGCCCTTACAGCAATGTTTGCTGATATTGATGTGACTTTAGTAGATTTCAAAATTGAAATGGGAACAACCAGTGATGGCACCATTTTGCTGGCTGATGAAGTAACCCCTGACACATGTCGTTTATGGGATAAGGCTAAAACAAACGGCGATCATATTGAGCGCCTGGATAAAGATATTTTCCGTAAAGATTTGGGTAGCATTATTCCTGCCTATGAAGAAATTCTTGCTCGCTTGGAAAAGCTGAACGCTTCCCATGCCCTTGATGATTAGTAGAATATGCCGGTGGTTATGCGCCGGCATATTTTTTCTCTTCATCGCACTCCCCCAAAAACACCCACAACCCGCACTCAATAGCATTTCAAAAGGACTGACATGGTTTACCGCGTACTCGTAGAGAAAAAACCTGGTTTCGATGTACACGCTCAGCAACTACTAACCGAACTCACACAGATTGTAGGAGTTTCGTCATTAGATAACCTTCGTATTTTTAATCGTTATGATGTTGAAGGATTAAGTCAAGAACTTTTCAAAGAAACTATTTCCACTGTTTTCAGCGAACCACAATCTGACTTCGTGTATGACGAACTCCCTGAGGATGTCAAAGCTGAGGCTCGTGTTTTTGCTGTGGAATCTCTACCTGGCCAGTTTGATCAACGTGCTGCCTCAGCTAGTGAATGTATTCAGCTAATCAGCCAAGGTGAACGCCCTGATGTGCGCTCATCAGTTGTATATGCTTTGTATGGTAGCACTATCAGCGATGCTGATGTGGATGCTGTGCGCACCTACGTTATCAATCCTGTGGAAGCACGCGAAGCACGCTTAGATAAGCCAGAAACTTTAACCGTCACTATTCCTGAACCTGAACCAGTAGAAATTATTACGGGCTTCCGTACTTTTAGCCGTGAACAGCTCGAAGAGTTTATTGCCGACCGCGGTTTAGCAATGGATGTGGCTGATATTGAATTCTGCCAGAACTATTTTGCTCAAGATGAGCACCGCGATCCAACAATTACCGAAATTAAAGTAATTGATACATACTGGTCGGATCACTGCCGCCACACGACGTTTAATACCGAGCTGGACAACATTACTATTGATGATGCTGCAGTGCAGAAAGCTTTTGAACAGTATTTAGCTATGCGTCAAGAGCTGGGACGTGAGCATAAGCCAATTTCTCTTATGGATATGGGAACTATTGGCGGACGCTATCTCAAATCCAAAGGCATTCTCAAGAATGTGGACGAGTCCGAAGAAATTAACGCCTGCACGGTTAAAGTAACCGTAGACGTAGATGGCGAAGATCAGGATTGGCTCTTCCTGTTTAAGAATGAAACACATAATCATCCAACTGAAATTGAACCTTTTGGCGGTGCCGCAACCTGCGTGGGTGGAGCTATTCGAGATCCTCTCTCTGGCCGTTCTTATGTGTATCAGGCTATGCGCGTGACCGGTGCAAGTGATCCTCGTGTACCGGTATCAGAAACATTAGAAGGTAAACTTCCTCAACGTAAAATTGTGACCACTGCTGCTGCAGGATACTCTTCGTACGGCAATCAGATTGGTTTAGCAACTGGTCAAGTGCATGAGCTGTATCATCCTGGCTACATGGCTAAGCGCATGGAAATTGGTGCTGTTGTGGGCGCTGCCCCACAATCTCATGTGCGTCGTGAAGTACCAGCTGCCGGCGATGTTATCGTGCTGCTTGGTGGACGTACTGGTCGCGATGGCATTGGCGGCGCAACCGGATCTTCTAAATCGCACAATGTGCAGTCAATCGAAAAAGATGGTGCTGAAGTTCAAAAGGGTAATGCCCCTGTGGAGCGTAAATTGCAGCGTCTTTTCCGCCGTTATGATGCCTGCCGCCTTATTAAGCGTTGTAATGATTTCGGTGCTGGCGGTGTTTCTGTGGCTATTGGCGAGCTTGCCGATGGCGTGCAGGTGGATTTGAACCGCGTGCCAAAGAAGTATGAAGGTTTAGACGGCACCGAACTGGCTATTTCTGAAAGCCAAGAGCGCATGGCTGTGGTGTTGGACGCACACGATGTGGATGAATTCCTCAGCTACGCCGTGGAAGAGAATCTAGAAGCCGTGCCTGTGGCTGAAGTTACTGAAGTTGCTCGTATGGTTATGGATTGGAATGGCTCGCGCATTGTAGATTTGAGTCGCGCATTCCTTTCCTCTAATGGTGCTGCTAAGCATCAAGATGTGCATGTTCACACTCCTCAAGAAATTCGCTGCCCATGGGCCGATAGCGCACAACAGACTCTGAAAGAAACTCTCACCGCAGTTGTCAGTGATGTTAATGTTGCCTCTAACAAGGGCTTATCTGAACGTTTTGATTCAACTATTGGCGCAGCAACAGTTCTTATGCCTTTTGGTGGCGCTCAACAGCTCACACCTTCGAGCGCTATGGTTGCTAAATTCCCGGTAGATGGCGAAACAACATCAGCCTCAGCTATGGCATGGGGATTTAATCCATTCATTATGGAAAAGAATCAGTTTACTGGAGCTTATCTGTCTGTGGTGGAATCTCTGGCTAAGCTTGTTGCTGCTGGTTTTAGCCGCGAAAAAGCATATCTGAGTTTCCAAGAGTATTTTGAAAAGTTACGTAATGAGCCTACCCGTTGGGGTAAGCCAATGGCTGCTGTGCTGGGTGCTCTTAAGGCTCAGATTGATTTAGATGTGGCTGCTATTGGTGGCAAAGATTCTATGAGTGGTAGCTTTGAGGATCTCGATGTTCCTCCAACTTTGGTTAGCTTTGCAGTATCAACTGGTCATGTGGATGATGCTGTATCTCCTGAATTTAAGAGTGCAGGCAGTACTATTGTGCGCATTCTTCCTCATTATGAAGCTGATGGTATTACTCCGCAGTCCGATAGCCTCAAAGCTGTGTTGAACGCTGTTGAAAAGCTCAATGCAGATGGTCTTGTCCGCGCGGCAGCTACTCCAGGATATAGCGCTACTCTCGGTTCTCTTTTCCTTATGAGCGTAGGTAATCGTATTGGTATCCGTTTTGCTGATGGCATTGATTGGCATTCTTTGCTCAACTACGCATACGGCAGCTTTATTATTGAAACTCGTCCTGATGCAGATCTGCCTACATCTGACTTGTATACCATCGAAAAGCTCGGCGAAACAATTGAGCAGTATGCGTTGTTAACCGATACGGAGCAGGTAGATATTGCTGACGCGCAAGAAGCGTGGGAATCTGGCATGGAATCAGTATTCCCTTACCGTTCCCACGGTGATGCACGCAACAGCACGGTCAAAAAGATTAGTTATACCGGCGCTCCGGCTCTTCTTCATTCGCGCAATGCTATGGCGCAGCCTCGTGTGATTATTCCGGTTTTCCCAGGAAATAATTGCGAATACGATACATTGCGCGCCTTTAAGCGTGCTGGCGCTCAAGCTGAAACACTGATTATTAACAACCTCACCCCGCAAGCTGTGGCGGACAGCACTCATCAGTTAGCTCAGTCTATCCGCGAATCTCAAATTGTTATGATTCCGGGTGGCTTCTCTGGTGGCGATGAGCCAGACGGTTCCGCAAAGTTTATTGCCGCGTTCTTCCGCTCGCCTGAAGTCACTGATGCTGTGACTGACTTGCTGAATAATCGTGACGGCTTAATGTTGGGTATTTGCAACGGTTTCCAAGCACTTATTAAGCTCGGATTGGTTCCATACGGCACTATTATGCCTATGGATGATGCCTGCCCTACTTTGACTTTCAACTCTATTGGACGTCATCAAAGTCGATTGGTGCGCACACGTGTAGCAAGTACGCTCAGCCCATGGTTGTCACGTATGCAGGTGGGCGATATTCACACCATTGCCATCAGCCATGGTGAAGGACGCTTCGTTGCCTCAGACGATATGCTCGACCGTTTACAGCGTAACGGTCAGATAGCCACACAATACGTTGATGAGCAGGGTGAACCAAGCCTCGATTTAGCTGTTAATCCTAACGGTTCTCTGCTCGCTATTGAAGGCATTACCAGCCCTGATGGTCGCGTTTTTGGCAAGATGGGTCACACGGAGCGCACGGGTTATGGAGTGTACTCCAACGTGCCAGGCAATATGTTCCAGCCTCTGATTGAGGGTGGAGTTAGCTACTTTACCGAATAAATACAGGCAGAAGATAGAGGAGTTTACACATGTCTGCAGAACTTGAAAATCTGCACGAAGAATGCGGTATCTTCGGCGTTTGGGGGCATCCTGATGCAGCTCGCCTCACCTACTTCGGTTTACACGCTCTACAGCACCGTGGCCAAGAAGGTGCAGGTATTGTGAGTAATGAAAACGGTAAACTGCATGGCTACCGCGATCTAGGCTTACTGTCTCAAGTATTTAGTGATGATACACAAATCAGCAAGCTCAAAGGTTCAGCTGCAATAGGCCATGTGCGCTACGCCACCAGTGGTTCAGGCACAGTAGATAACATTCAGCCTTTCCTTTTCCGCTTCTATGATGGCGACATCGCCTTGGCTCATAATGGCAACCTGACCAACGGTCGTTCTATTCGCAGGAAACTGGAAGAGAACGGCGGAATTTATCACTCAAATTCCGACACTGAAGTGCTCATGCATTTAATTCGCACGAGCTCACAGCCAACCTTTGTTGAAAAGCTCAAAGAAGCTCTTAATACTGTGCACGGTGGTTTTGCCTATATGCTCATGAAAAATGATTGCATGATTGGCGCGCTCGATCCTAACGGATTCCGTCCACTGTCTTTGGGACAAATGACTAATGGTGCGTATGTGTTAGCGTCGGAAACGTGTGCTCTCGATATTGTGGGAGCGCAGTTTATCCGCGATATTCAGCCGGGTGAAATCATTATTATTAATGATGATGGATACTCTATTGAAACCTATACGGATCAGACTCAAAAAGCTATCTGCTCTATGGAGTTTATCTATTTTGCTCGCCCTGATTCCAATATTTACGGCATTAACGTGCATTCTGCCCGCAAACGTGCAGGTGCCCGTTTAGCTCAGGAAGCACCAGTTGATGCTGACATGGTTATTGGCGTGCCTAATTCCTCTCTTTCTGCCGCAGCAGGTTATGCAGAGCAAAGCGGTTTACCGAATGAAATGGGGTTGGTGAAGAACCAGTATGTGGCTCGCACCTTTATTCAACCTACTCAAGAACTACGTGAGCAAGGTGTGCGCATGAAGTTGTCTGCTGTGCGTGGCGTTGTTGAAGGAAAACGCGTTATTGTGATTGATGATTCCATTGTGCGTGGAACTACAAGCCGTCGTATTGTGCAATTACTGCGCGAAGCAGGAGCTGCTGAAGTTCATATGCGTATTGCTTCTCCTCCACTGCGCTATCCATGCTATTACGGTATTGATATTTCTCGCACAAGTGAACTCATTGCCGCGCGAAAAACGGTTCAAGAAATCTGTGAATTTATTGGAGCAGATACTCTTGCCTATCTATCTATTGATGGTCTTGTAGAAACCGTGGGCTTACACGAAAATGCTCCATACGGTGGTTTGTGCGTAGCCTACTTTAATGGTGACTATCCAACAAGTTTGGGTGACTATGAGAAAGAATTCCTCGCTTCTATTACCCCAGAAGATAAGGAACGTCTCACGCGTTTCGCCCAGGATTCCAGTCAATACTATGGCAATGAATATGCCCCAGAACCCCCAACAGAAAATCTGAGTGAATAAAAACTCGTATTTTACGTATTTTATAAGGAGAAAAAATGCCATCCGCATATGAAAACGCAGGTGTGAGCGTAGAAGCAGGTTACGAAGTTGTTCGCCGTATTCAACAGCATGTGGCACGTACAGCACGTCCAGGTGCTGGTGGAATTGGCGGCTTTGGCGGTCTTTTTGATTTGTCCATTTTGGGTTACGACGAGCCGATGCTCGTTTCTGGAACTGACGGCGTGGGCACAAAACTTCTCGTCGCTAAGGCTGCAAATAAGCATGATTCCATTGGTATTGACTGCGTAGCCATGTGTGTGAACGATATTTTGGCTCAAGGCGCTGAACCATTGTTCTTCTTGGACTACATTGCCTGCGGTAAGAATGATCCTGTGCTCCTCGAGCAGGTTGTCAAGGGCGTAACTGATGGTTGCGTACAAGCTGGAGCTGCTCTGGTGGGCGGTGAAACTGCTGAAATGCCAGATATGTATGATGAAGATGAGTATGATCTTGCAGGATTTACCGTTGGCGTAGTAGAAAAGAGCACCATTATTGATGGCTCTGCTATTCGCGAAGGTGATGTGATGATTGGTTTACCATCATCGGGCGTGCATTCCAACGGTTTTTCTTTGGTGCGTAAAGCCTTGTTTAAGGACGGCGGTTTAAGCGTTCACGATACACTCGATGAGCTCAATGGGAAAACTGTGGGTGAAGTTCTGCTTGAGCCAACACGCATCTATGCTCAAGCCTTGAAGCCTCTCTTCGCCAAGGGTAAGGGCAGCAAGCAGCTGCTCAACGGTATTGCTCACATCACGGGCGGAGCTTTTGTAGAGAAAGTTCCACGTATTATTCCTGAGGGTCTGGCTGCCAGCTTTGATATTTCATCATGGGATGTGCCACCAATTTTCCAAGTCCTCGAAAAATATGGCAAAGTAGATCATAAAGAAATGTACAACATTTTCAATATGGGTATTGGTATGGTGCTCATAGTTTCTCCAGAAAACGCGGCTGAAGTTGAGCGTATTCTCGGCGAGAATAATGAAAAGTATTACACTGTGGGACGCATTGTTAAAGATGCTGGCGAGCGTGTGGAGCTGCACGACTAAGTACTAAGGCTAAGTACTGCGACTAAGTACAAGGCATAGACGCCCACTCAAGCGTCGTATATTCTAAGGAGACAGTTTATGTCACGAGTTTTAGTTATTGGTTCAGGCGGTCGTGAGCACGCTATTGCTCATGCTCTGCTGAAGGGCGAACGCGTGAGCGAAGTATTCTGCGCACCGGGTAACCCAGGCATGAAAGCTGACGGTATTGTTCCCGTTAATCTGAGCCTATCGAATCACAGTGCTCTTATTGATTTCGCTCGAGATAAGCAGATTGATTGGGTTTTTGTAGGACCTGAAAATCCACTGATTGAGGGCATGGTGGATGATTTCGAAGCTGCTGGCTTCCCTGCTTTTGGACCAACACGTCAAGCTGCTCAGATTGAAGGATCTAAAACTTTCGCTAAAGAGCTAATGCAGCGGTTCAATATTCCTACTGCAGCCTACGCTACTTTTGATACATATGATGCTGCTTTAGCATATGTACAAGAACAAGGCGCACCTATCGTCATCAAAGCTGATGGCTTAGCTGCGGGTAAAGGTGTGACCGTTGCTATGGATGAGGCTACAGCACAGAATGCTTTAGCTGATATTTTTGTGGACCGTCGCTTTGGCTCTGCAGGCTCACGTGTGGTTATTGAGGAATTCTTAGAAGGTGAAGAATTCTCTCTCATGTGCTTTGTGCGAGGTGAAGAGTTCTGGCCAATGCCTATTTCTCAAGATCATAAGCGTGCTTACGATAACGATGAAGGTCCAAATACGGGCGGTATGGGAGCGTATTCTCCTGTTCCACAGATTTCTCAGACGGTTATCACCGAGGCATTGAACACTATTATTAAGCCAATAACAGCAGGCATGGTAGCAGAGAATAACCCATTCACCGGTATTCTGTATGCCGGTTTAATCGCTACTGTTGATGGTCCTAAGGTGATTGAATTTAATGCACGCTTTGGAGATCCGGAAACTGAAGTCATTTTGCCTAAACTCACCAGTGACTTGGGAGCAGGTATTGAAGCTATTCTTCATGGCGATGAGCCTGAATTCACTTGGGATAATGAACGCACTACCCTAGCTGTGGTTGTGGCTAGTGAAGGATATCCAGATAATACGCATACTGGTGCTGTTATTCACGATTTTGACTGCACTGCTACTGAAGCTGAGCATGGTACCCATGTGTATTATGCAGGTGTAGCTGATAGTGAGGATGACGGTCAGCTACGCGCTTCTTCTGGTCGTGTGCTTCTTGTGCAGACTACTGCCGATACCGTTGTTGATGCTCAGAAGATTATTTATGATATTCTCGGGTCTACAGATACGACAGGTATGTTCTACCGTCACGATATTGGTTTTAAAGCTTTACAGTAAGAAAGCTCATCAGAAAAAGAATGCCGGAGATACCCACATCTCCGGCATTTTATGTTCTAGTTCCAGCATCCGCTCGATTCGAACTCATCGAGGATGCTCTGAGTGTCTTCACCGAGCACGGTGACATGACCCATCTTGCGATTATGTTTAGAAACTGCTTTGCCATAGTCATGTATATGCCAGTGTGGATGCTGTGCAGCTGCTGCAAAAACAGGCTCAACATGTTGTCCCAGCACATTAATCATCACAGCAGGGCTGAGAAGCTGAGGTTGAGGTAAAGACCAGCCAGCAATACCTAAAATATGCAAATCAAACTGATCGAAGTCACAAGCTTCAATCGTATAATGTCCGGAATTATGCGGACGAGGAGCCAACTCATTAACAATAACCGTACCGTCAGCACACACAAACAATTCAATAGCTAATGTTCCCGCTAAATGGAAACCTGCAGCTAAGGTGCGAGCTAATTCTTGAGCTTGGCTATTCACCATCTTATCTACGTCGCTGGCATGAGCACCATACGCAGGAGCGAGCGTGGTGTGCAAAATATTATTCACATGATTATTCTTCACCACAGGAAAAGTGACGTAATCACTGCCATTACCCGATACCAGAATAGATGCTTCATAAGCGAAATCAACGAAACCTTCTACAACACTCTGCTCAAAGGTTTCTCCCCACTCATCACGCACTGCGTGCACATCATCATGAGTGCGCAAAACTTTTTGGCCGTGACCGTCATATCCACCTTCAGCAGTTTTCAATACTGCTGGCAAACCAATCTCTTCTATAGCCGCCTGAAGCTGAGCATATGATGATACTTCCTGCCAACGTGCAGTGCGAATGCCATGCTGATTAATAAAAGTTTTTTCCGCAACACGATTTTGTGTAACACGTAACAGGTCTGTTCCTTGTGGAATACGCACACGGTCGCGTACAGAATCTAAGGCATCTGCATCAACATTTTCAAACTCGTAGGTTAAAACATCGCTAAGTTCAGCAATACGCGCAATGGCTTCTTGATCGTCATAATCAGCCACAATATGCTCATCACAAGCACCTGCAGCAGGGCATCCCTCAGTTGGATCGAGCACAACAGTATGAAATCCCATATACCGTGCCGATAGTGCCATCATTTGCCCGAGCTGACCGCCACCAATAATTCCAATAGTCGCTCCACGATGTAAACGTTCTACTGTCTGCATATTCTGCATATTAGTTAAGCTTGGCATTAGACTCCTCAACCATATCTTTTAACTGTGCGCGATAGCTTTCTAAAGCCTGAGCCAAGGACTCATCATGGGTGGATAAAATACTGACTGCTAATAATCCAGCATTCGTAGCACCGGAGTTGCCAATAGCTGTGGTGGCTACAGGAATACCACCAGGCATTTGAACAATAGAGAGCAAAGAATCTACGCCATTAAGTGCTCGCGATTTCACCGGTACGCCAATAACAGGCAAAGTGGTTTGTGCAGCAGTCATGCCGGGAAGATGAGCGGCGCCACCAGCACCAGCAATAATAACCTTAATACCTTGGGAACGTGCGGCGTGCGCAAATTCAGCCATAAGTTCTGGCGTGCGATGCGCAGAAATAACTTGTTTTGTATACGGCACATGAAATTGTTCTAAAATGTCACACGCGTGGCTCATGGTTTCCCAATCGCTACTCGATCCCATAATGACAGCAACCTGAGGCATATTTTCAGCCATAGCTCGTCCTTTGCTCGAAGCGTATTAATACCTCCGATTTTAGCGTGATGGGCAGAATTTCAAGCATTTCAGGAATTCAATGACACGGTGTGCGACCCCTTGCGCTACAATAAAAGTCGCGCCCGCGTAGCTCAGCGGATAGAGCAGGTGACTTCTAATCTCCGTGTCGCAGGTTCGACTCCTGTCGTGGGCACTATTCAGAAAGCTCTATAAAGAAGCGGTTCCCCTTCACGAGGAACCGCTTCTTGAAATTAAGCCGTCATTTAGCGTGTGAGTTCAGCAAACCGACGTAGGGTGTCTTGAATCTTCAAACGACGTTTATCGG from Alloscardovia omnicolens carries:
- the purK gene encoding 5-(carboxyamino)imidazole ribonucleotide synthase, encoding MPSLTNMQNMQTVERLHRGATIGIIGGGQLGQMMALSARYMGFHTVVLDPTEGCPAAGACDEHIVADYDDQEAIARIAELSDVLTYEFENVDADALDSVRDRVRIPQGTDLLRVTQNRVAEKTFINQHGIRTARWQEVSSYAQLQAAIEEIGLPAVLKTAEGGYDGHGQKVLRTHDDVHAVRDEWGETFEQSVVEGFVDFAYEASILVSGNGSDYVTFPVVKNNHVNNILHTTLAPAYGAHASDVDKMVNSQAQELARTLAAGFHLAGTLAIELFVCADGTVIVNELAPRPHNSGHYTIEACDFDQFDLHILGIAGWSLPQPQLLSPAVMINVLGQHVEPVFAAAAQHPHWHIHDYGKAVSKHNRKMGHVTVLGEDTQSILDEFESSGCWN
- the purF gene encoding amidophosphoribosyltransferase yields the protein MSAELENLHEECGIFGVWGHPDAARLTYFGLHALQHRGQEGAGIVSNENGKLHGYRDLGLLSQVFSDDTQISKLKGSAAIGHVRYATSGSGTVDNIQPFLFRFYDGDIALAHNGNLTNGRSIRRKLEENGGIYHSNSDTEVLMHLIRTSSQPTFVEKLKEALNTVHGGFAYMLMKNDCMIGALDPNGFRPLSLGQMTNGAYVLASETCALDIVGAQFIRDIQPGEIIIINDDGYSIETYTDQTQKAICSMEFIYFARPDSNIYGINVHSARKRAGARLAQEAPVDADMVIGVPNSSLSAAAGYAEQSGLPNEMGLVKNQYVARTFIQPTQELREQGVRMKLSAVRGVVEGKRVIVIDDSIVRGTTSRRIVQLLREAGAAEVHMRIASPPLRYPCYYGIDISRTSELIAARKTVQEICEFIGADTLAYLSIDGLVETVGLHENAPYGGLCVAYFNGDYPTSLGDYEKEFLASITPEDKERLTRFAQDSSQYYGNEYAPEPPTENLSE
- the purD gene encoding phosphoribosylamine--glycine ligase gives rise to the protein MSRVLVIGSGGREHAIAHALLKGERVSEVFCAPGNPGMKADGIVPVNLSLSNHSALIDFARDKQIDWVFVGPENPLIEGMVDDFEAAGFPAFGPTRQAAQIEGSKTFAKELMQRFNIPTAAYATFDTYDAALAYVQEQGAPIVIKADGLAAGKGVTVAMDEATAQNALADIFVDRRFGSAGSRVVIEEFLEGEEFSLMCFVRGEEFWPMPISQDHKRAYDNDEGPNTGGMGAYSPVPQISQTVITEALNTIIKPITAGMVAENNPFTGILYAGLIATVDGPKVIEFNARFGDPETEVILPKLTSDLGAGIEAILHGDEPEFTWDNERTTLAVVVASEGYPDNTHTGAVIHDFDCTATEAEHGTHVYYAGVADSEDDGQLRASSGRVLLVQTTADTVVDAQKIIYDILGSTDTTGMFYRHDIGFKALQ
- the purE gene encoding 5-(carboxyamino)imidazole ribonucleotide mutase, whose amino-acid sequence is MAENMPQVAVIMGSSSDWETMSHACDILEQFHVPYTKQVISAHRTPELMAEFAHAARSQGIKVIIAGAGGAAHLPGMTAAQTTLPVIGVPVKSRALNGVDSLLSIVQMPGGIPVATTAIGNSGATNAGLLAVSILSTHDESLAQALESYRAQLKDMVEESNAKLN
- the purM gene encoding phosphoribosylformylglycinamidine cyclo-ligase, coding for MPSAYENAGVSVEAGYEVVRRIQQHVARTARPGAGGIGGFGGLFDLSILGYDEPMLVSGTDGVGTKLLVAKAANKHDSIGIDCVAMCVNDILAQGAEPLFFLDYIACGKNDPVLLEQVVKGVTDGCVQAGAALVGGETAEMPDMYDEDEYDLAGFTVGVVEKSTIIDGSAIREGDVMIGLPSSGVHSNGFSLVRKALFKDGGLSVHDTLDELNGKTVGEVLLEPTRIYAQALKPLFAKGKGSKQLLNGIAHITGGAFVEKVPRIIPEGLAASFDISSWDVPPIFQVLEKYGKVDHKEMYNIFNMGIGMVLIVSPENAAEVERILGENNEKYYTVGRIVKDAGERVELHD